From the genome of Anopheles moucheti chromosome 3, idAnoMoucSN_F20_07, whole genome shotgun sequence, one region includes:
- the LOC128303721 gene encoding protein SCAI isoform X2, with amino-acid sequence MVKMASTEEQDRKIVLEFCHLLEKSKQLFNGLRDLPQYGHRQWQAYFGRTFDVYTKLWKFQQQHRLVLDSKYGLKRWQIGEIASKIGQLYYHYYLRTSETNYLNEAYSFYAAIRGRAYYSRAIKEDRPDLMVKKLRYYARFIVVCLLLKKMKLVRELVIELERQIQEYTTTYEPEDQLEWSLVLEEIKGFIKAESAVAVLHADTNPIVLSHRLSPLTTPPCERTPHMTLSLQEILIVGSACEQAKFSELTMDMFRMLQTLEREPTDAMHPMIGHPMAHGGPHDASPAASRMPPYGVPGSKGYVENGDRRAMRDNPHKYLLYKPSLSQLMVFLSSGFKELPPGGALLLYMSADGCFSTTKHPQDYGYELGGLATSVKRDAVDSGLSVRGKSSAGYKEPHCLYPGDLYPYTRRPLFIIIDSDNSFVFQHIPRYFGQPLVILMSPQDIPANYQADLQHHGSLFTLFLHSPMTAMCYICNVGDVPIHHWERCQSYVDRFVTEASRLVTRCRMDEIEQGIGYIDSSYVQFFGDDFLRTLILRFVFCDVALRLHRGFRGRHQRPRCEPPLPGPELLEHPSLAHIVLQLATALDVRGHFVEGPEGD; translated from the exons ATGGTTAAGATGGCTTCAACGGAGGAACAGGATAGGAAAATAGTGCTCGAATTCTGCCACCTGCTGGAGAAGTCGAAACAGCTATTCAACGGACTTCGCGATCTGCCACAGTATGGGCACCGGCAGTGGCAGGCGTACTTCGGACGAACGTTCGACGTTTACACCAAGCTGTGGAAGTTTCAGCAGCAACATAGACTAGTACTAGATTCTAAGTATGGTTTAAAGCGATGGCAAATCGGAGAAATAGCTAGCAAAATTGGACAACTCTATTATCATTATTA CCTTAGAACGAGTGAAACAAATTATCTCAATGAAGCATACTCTTTTTATGCTGCGATCAGAGGGCGCGCTTACTACTCTAGAGCAATCAAGGAGGACCGACCGGATCTCATGGTTAAGAAACTACGTTACTACGCTAgatttattgttgtttgtttactgttgaagaagatgaagctAGTGAGAGAGTTAGTTATTGAATTGGAGCGACAAATACAGGAATACACCACTAC GTACGAGCCAGAAGATCAGCTAGAGTGGTCACTAGTGCTGGAGGAAATAAAAGGATTCATCAAGGCGGAATCGGCCGTCGCCGTGCTGCATGCCGATACGAACCCGATCGTACTATCGCACAG GTTAAGCCCGCTCACCACCCCACCCTGTGAACGGACACCGCACATGACGCTCAGCCTGCAGGAAATTTTGATCGTTGGTTCCGCTTGCGAGCAGGCCAAATTTTCGGAGCTAACGATGGACATGTTTCG GATGTTACAAACGTTGGAACGTGAACCAACCGATGCGATGCATCCCATGATCGGTCATCCGATGGCACACGGAGGTCCACACGATGCCAGTCCAGCCGCGAGTCGTATGCCACCGTACGGTGTACCGGGTTCCAAAG GCTACGTGGAAAATGGAGATCGCCGAGCGATGCGTGATAATCCACACAAGTATTTGCTGTACAAACCATCACTCAGCCAGCTGATGGTGTTTCTATCCAGCGGCTTCAAGGAGCTGCCACCGGGTGGTGCACTGCTGCTGTACATGTCCGCCGACGGGTGTTTCTCGACTACGAAGCATCCGCAAGATT ATGGTTACGAGCTGGGAGGATTGGCCACGAGTGTAAAACGCGACGCAGTAGACAGTGGACTATCGGTGCGTGGGAAATCGAGCGCCGGCTACAAGGAACCGCACTGTCTCTATCCGGGCGATCTATATCCTTACACGCGGCGGCCTCTCTTCATCATAATCGATTCGGATAATTCATTCGTGTTCCAGCACATACCGAG GTACTTCGGTCAACCGTTAGTTATACTCATGTCACCACAGGATATTCCTGCCAACTACCAAG CAGATCTGCAGCATCACGGTTCGCTGTTTACGTTATTCCTGCATTCTCCAATGACGGCCATGTGCTACATCTGCAATGTCGGTGACGTGCCGATACATCACTGGGAACGATGTCAAAGTTATGTGGACCGGTTCGTCACCGAGGCATCCCGTCTGGTGACGCGTTgccggatggacgaaattgaaCAGGGTATCGGGTACATAG ATTCATCGTACGTGCAGTTCTTCGGTGATGATTTCCTGCGAACGCTCATTCTACGGTTCGTGTTTTGTGATGTGGCGTTACGACTGCATCGTGGCTTCCGGGGGCGGCATCAACGACCCCGCTGCGAACCACCCCTTCCCGGGCCGGAACTGTTGGAACATCCGTCACTGGCGCACATCGTGCTGCAGCTAGCGACCGCGCTCGACGTGAGGGGCCACTTTGTGGAGGGTCCGGAAGGCGATTGA
- the LOC128303721 gene encoding protein SCAI isoform X1, which translates to MVKMASTEEQDRKIVLEFCHLLEKSKQLFNGLRDLPQYGHRQWQAYFGRTFDVYTKLWKFQQQHRLVLDSKYGLKRWQIGEIASKIGQLYYHYYLRTSETNYLNEAYSFYAAIRGRAYYSRAIKEDRPDLMVKKLRYYARFIVVCLLLKKMKLVRELVIELERQIQEYTTTYEPEDQLEWSLVLEEIKGFIKAESAVAVLHADTNPIVLSHSGSGSRLSPLTTPPCERTPHMTLSLQEILIVGSACEQAKFSELTMDMFRMLQTLEREPTDAMHPMIGHPMAHGGPHDASPAASRMPPYGVPGSKGYVENGDRRAMRDNPHKYLLYKPSLSQLMVFLSSGFKELPPGGALLLYMSADGCFSTTKHPQDYGYELGGLATSVKRDAVDSGLSVRGKSSAGYKEPHCLYPGDLYPYTRRPLFIIIDSDNSFVFQHIPRYFGQPLVILMSPQDIPANYQADLQHHGSLFTLFLHSPMTAMCYICNVGDVPIHHWERCQSYVDRFVTEASRLVTRCRMDEIEQGIGYIDSSYVQFFGDDFLRTLILRFVFCDVALRLHRGFRGRHQRPRCEPPLPGPELLEHPSLAHIVLQLATALDVRGHFVEGPEGD; encoded by the exons ATGGTTAAGATGGCTTCAACGGAGGAACAGGATAGGAAAATAGTGCTCGAATTCTGCCACCTGCTGGAGAAGTCGAAACAGCTATTCAACGGACTTCGCGATCTGCCACAGTATGGGCACCGGCAGTGGCAGGCGTACTTCGGACGAACGTTCGACGTTTACACCAAGCTGTGGAAGTTTCAGCAGCAACATAGACTAGTACTAGATTCTAAGTATGGTTTAAAGCGATGGCAAATCGGAGAAATAGCTAGCAAAATTGGACAACTCTATTATCATTATTA CCTTAGAACGAGTGAAACAAATTATCTCAATGAAGCATACTCTTTTTATGCTGCGATCAGAGGGCGCGCTTACTACTCTAGAGCAATCAAGGAGGACCGACCGGATCTCATGGTTAAGAAACTACGTTACTACGCTAgatttattgttgtttgtttactgttgaagaagatgaagctAGTGAGAGAGTTAGTTATTGAATTGGAGCGACAAATACAGGAATACACCACTAC GTACGAGCCAGAAGATCAGCTAGAGTGGTCACTAGTGCTGGAGGAAATAAAAGGATTCATCAAGGCGGAATCGGCCGTCGCCGTGCTGCATGCCGATACGAACCCGATCGTACTATCGCACAG TGGTTCTGGTTCCAGGTTAAGCCCGCTCACCACCCCACCCTGTGAACGGACACCGCACATGACGCTCAGCCTGCAGGAAATTTTGATCGTTGGTTCCGCTTGCGAGCAGGCCAAATTTTCGGAGCTAACGATGGACATGTTTCG GATGTTACAAACGTTGGAACGTGAACCAACCGATGCGATGCATCCCATGATCGGTCATCCGATGGCACACGGAGGTCCACACGATGCCAGTCCAGCCGCGAGTCGTATGCCACCGTACGGTGTACCGGGTTCCAAAG GCTACGTGGAAAATGGAGATCGCCGAGCGATGCGTGATAATCCACACAAGTATTTGCTGTACAAACCATCACTCAGCCAGCTGATGGTGTTTCTATCCAGCGGCTTCAAGGAGCTGCCACCGGGTGGTGCACTGCTGCTGTACATGTCCGCCGACGGGTGTTTCTCGACTACGAAGCATCCGCAAGATT ATGGTTACGAGCTGGGAGGATTGGCCACGAGTGTAAAACGCGACGCAGTAGACAGTGGACTATCGGTGCGTGGGAAATCGAGCGCCGGCTACAAGGAACCGCACTGTCTCTATCCGGGCGATCTATATCCTTACACGCGGCGGCCTCTCTTCATCATAATCGATTCGGATAATTCATTCGTGTTCCAGCACATACCGAG GTACTTCGGTCAACCGTTAGTTATACTCATGTCACCACAGGATATTCCTGCCAACTACCAAG CAGATCTGCAGCATCACGGTTCGCTGTTTACGTTATTCCTGCATTCTCCAATGACGGCCATGTGCTACATCTGCAATGTCGGTGACGTGCCGATACATCACTGGGAACGATGTCAAAGTTATGTGGACCGGTTCGTCACCGAGGCATCCCGTCTGGTGACGCGTTgccggatggacgaaattgaaCAGGGTATCGGGTACATAG ATTCATCGTACGTGCAGTTCTTCGGTGATGATTTCCTGCGAACGCTCATTCTACGGTTCGTGTTTTGTGATGTGGCGTTACGACTGCATCGTGGCTTCCGGGGGCGGCATCAACGACCCCGCTGCGAACCACCCCTTCCCGGGCCGGAACTGTTGGAACATCCGTCACTGGCGCACATCGTGCTGCAGCTAGCGACCGCGCTCGACGTGAGGGGCCACTTTGTGGAGGGTCCGGAAGGCGATTGA
- the LOC128304266 gene encoding STING ER exit protein has protein sequence MPKVVSRSIVCSDSKDKEEYNETGPLNIYYCLCGQMSLILDCTLEKLPLRQLDGARVIDSARHANKVNADPSETVFIQREAGIEKQHRLKCKKCGLPLYYRHSNDPQVTFVIRRALVKCKSEAKISEIIKTPSTSLNPTLEPKKVMVTKHTKNMGKFSSVTVSTIDEEEDEIEAREVADSYANNARIIEKQLERKGGKTNEDVLKEKIEPPPPKKTRGTLLDT, from the exons ATGCCGAAAGTAGTATCGCGTAGTATTGTTTGTTCCGACTCAAAAGACAAGGAAGAATACAATGAAACTGGACCGCTGAATATATACTACTGCTTGTGTGGACAAATGAGTTTAATTTTAG ATTGTACACTTGAGAAACTACCTCTGAGACAGTTGGATGGTGCCCGCGTGATAGACAGCGCACGCCACGCAAACAAAGTGAACGCAGATCCGAGCGAAACCGTCTTTATCCAACGGGAGGCGGGCATCGAGAAGCAGCATCGCCTGAAGTGCAAAAAGTGCGGTTTACCATTGTATTACCGGCACAGCAACGATCCGCAGGTGACGTTCGTCATACGCCGGGCACTGGTAAAGTGCAAGAGTGAAGCTAAAATTTCGGAAATCATTAAAACGCCAAGCACAAGCCTCAACCCCACGCTGGAACCGAAGAAGGTGATGGTCACAAAGCACACGAAGAATATGGGCAAATTTAGTTCGGTGACCGTATCCACCATCGATGAGGAAGAAGACGAAATCGAAGCTCGGGAAGTGGCGGACAGTTATGCAAACAATGCCCGCATCATCGAAAAGCAACTCGAGCGAAAGGGTGGTAAAACCAACGAAGATGTATTGAAGGAGAAAAttgaaccaccaccaccgaaaaaGACGCGCGGAACATTGCTAGATACATAG